Proteins from a genomic interval of bacterium:
- a CDS encoding cupin domain-containing protein, with protein sequence MSNGMKVEKLETKSHDTPDEVRTPNKTRVEVVKLGGFTLGRFIFQPGWRWSECVKPVVKTESCQAAHVGYAISGRLKVKMNDGAEKTITSGMSYTIPPGHDGWVEGNEPFVGIEVMSAEHYAKA encoded by the coding sequence GTGTCGAACGGGATGAAAGTCGAAAAACTGGAGACAAAGTCGCACGACACGCCGGACGAGGTAAGGACTCCGAACAAAACGCGGGTCGAGGTTGTGAAGCTCGGCGGTTTCACATTGGGCCGCTTCATCTTCCAGCCGGGATGGCGCTGGTCGGAATGCGTCAAGCCTGTCGTCAAGACCGAGTCGTGCCAGGCGGCGCATGTAGGTTATGCGATCTCCGGTCGCCTGAAGGTCAAGATGAACGACGGTGCTGAGAAGACGATCACGTCGGGAATGTCGTACACGATTCCACCGGGGCATGACGGCTGGGTGGAAGGCAATGAGCCGTTCGTCGGTATCGAAGTCATGAGCGCGGAGCACTACGCGAAGGCTTGA
- a CDS encoding GGDEF domain-containing protein, with product MTDKGFLTVAETMVPTSASVNIDDSVAAAAEILRREGLMGLPVCSQGRVVGLVTPRQLLREPPYRPVGTVMTREIAPATPALSLLQTRALMVRQGVEVLPVIDAGAIVGQISMVAVLNAQGQQTDPLTGLAWATALRSWASAALASGREVGILFVDLDNFGEVNKVLGHVAGDEILRAITHLLGDLIDPSADLLCRYGGDEFVIATTRRADDVRALAARIEGQVAVPVDMNGDPRRLTVSVGVAGGRRAEGRRATHVSATVEDLLRLASRESTAVKKAKGTIAAAAVGTALSTEAVAPHDAQLSADQAQAAPLVAPARARSTPTRWHRIVLGAVAAAASFALGVAQSASVLHGLGALAPRHERPASALPPPVFVPARRPDALRQQEGKIARAAVSVEHSVAEPHMPVPGYVVSIGTFATGLQATRTMRFVRSKGYVVFVVPRGAEFEVATSRLGHLVAIGVADALEDLGFPAHPVLLR from the coding sequence ATGACCGACAAAGGGTTCCTCACCGTAGCCGAAACGATGGTGCCGACGAGCGCGTCGGTGAATATCGATGATTCAGTTGCAGCCGCAGCAGAAATCCTCCGCCGGGAGGGCCTCATGGGCCTTCCGGTCTGCTCGCAAGGCCGCGTCGTCGGGCTCGTGACTCCAAGGCAGTTGCTGAGGGAGCCTCCCTACCGGCCCGTGGGAACGGTTATGACACGAGAGATTGCTCCAGCGACGCCCGCACTGTCGCTGTTGCAGACACGCGCGCTCATGGTGAGGCAAGGTGTCGAGGTGCTCCCGGTCATCGATGCGGGGGCGATCGTCGGGCAGATCTCCATGGTCGCCGTGTTGAACGCCCAGGGTCAGCAGACCGATCCGTTGACCGGCCTGGCGTGGGCGACCGCCCTGCGATCATGGGCGTCCGCCGCTCTGGCAAGTGGGCGCGAAGTCGGCATCCTGTTTGTCGATCTCGACAACTTCGGTGAAGTCAACAAGGTCCTCGGTCACGTCGCCGGTGACGAAATTCTCCGCGCGATCACGCATTTGCTCGGCGACCTCATCGATCCGTCCGCCGACCTCCTCTGCCGATACGGCGGCGACGAGTTCGTGATCGCCACGACCCGCCGGGCAGATGACGTGCGTGCGCTCGCCGCACGCATCGAGGGCCAAGTCGCGGTCCCGGTGGATATGAATGGCGATCCCAGGAGACTGACGGTGAGCGTCGGTGTCGCGGGCGGCCGAAGAGCCGAGGGCCGAAGGGCGACGCATGTGTCGGCGACCGTCGAAGATCTCCTCAGGCTGGCCAGCCGCGAATCCACCGCCGTGAAGAAAGCGAAGGGCACGATCGCCGCCGCGGCGGTCGGGACCGCCCTCTCGACCGAGGCGGTTGCACCACACGACGCACAATTAAGCGCCGATCAGGCGCAGGCCGCGCCGCTCGTCGCACCTGCCCGCGCGCGCTCCACGCCGACCCGCTGGCACCGTATCGTGCTGGGCGCCGTGGCCGCGGCGGCCTCCTTCGCGCTGGGAGTAGCGCAGAGCGCTTCTGTGCTCCATGGACTCGGCGCGCTGGCCCCCCGTCACGAACGGCCTGCGTCTGCGCTGCCGCCTCCCGTGTTTGTCCCGGCCCGTCGGCCCGACGCGCTCCGCCAGCAAGAGGGCAAGATCGCCCGTGCCGCAGTAAGCGTCGAGCATTCGGTCGCCGAGCCCCACATGCCCGTCCCCGGCTACGTGGTCAGCATCGGGACCTTCGCTACGGGTTTGCAGGCCACGCGCACCATGCGTTTTGTCCGGAGCAAAGGGTACGTCGTCTTTGTGGTGCCCCGGGGGGCGGAGTTTGAGGTGGCCACGTCACGCCTGGGGCATCTCGTCGCTATCGGAGTTGCGGATGCGCTCGAAGATCTGGGCTTCCCGGCGCACCCCGTGCTGCTCCGGTAG
- a CDS encoding Spy/CpxP family protein refolding chaperone, translating into MRVFFAGIVVMSILIGAAAVSLAQPAGPAPSPYAPQMGSPVRGLSQQEIDDLRAGRGAGLARMAELNGYPGPVHALELRDKLGLSPAQVKQIEDLRDTTIAQAQRLGAEIIEQEARLSGAFAGRTITERDMAAQVAELAGLYGRLRATHLRAHLVMRSLLSESQVAQYDALRGYTMPGQSPGMSHQHP; encoded by the coding sequence ATGCGCGTGTTTTTCGCTGGAATTGTCGTCATGTCGATCTTGATCGGAGCGGCCGCCGTGTCCCTTGCGCAGCCCGCCGGCCCGGCTCCCTCTCCTTACGCTCCGCAGATGGGCAGTCCGGTGCGCGGTTTGAGCCAGCAAGAGATTGATGACCTGCGCGCTGGTCGAGGCGCCGGCCTCGCCCGGATGGCCGAATTGAATGGGTACCCAGGACCCGTGCACGCGCTCGAGTTGCGGGACAAGCTTGGTCTTTCGCCCGCGCAGGTGAAGCAAATCGAGGACCTCCGGGATACGACCATCGCGCAAGCACAACGCCTGGGCGCAGAGATCATCGAGCAGGAGGCGCGGTTGAGCGGTGCCTTCGCCGGTCGAACGATCACGGAGCGGGACATGGCGGCGCAGGTAGCGGAACTGGCCGGACTCTATGGCCGGCTGAGAGCGACCCACCTACGTGCCCATCTAGTGATGCGCTCGCTACTATCCGAGTCACAGGTCGCTCAGTACGATGCGCTTCGAGGCTATACGATGCCGGGTCAGTCGCCGGGGATGTCGCATCAGCATCCGTGA
- a CDS encoding ATP-binding protein: MGAPRLRLGGRLFLSSALSLVVGAVVLWVTIQMLTPVIVSEHLAAMPRFFGQPPERMTAFLNDLLAAVNTAVGVAAIAAVLTAAVVSLVVARRIAASIKAMAVVTTRIAAGRYGERVPVASADELGELAVHVNQLAESLEEVEARRRDLIADVAHELRTPMAGIAGYMEGLLDGVMPATPETFRRVARETARLQRLVDDLQELSRAEAAQVSLHLRRVEVRELIDAAAGRFRPQFADKGVEMGVQIASGPLPVLTDPDRIGQVLTNLLGNALQYTPAGGRVEIRAGRANGTVAIAVADTGIGIASEHLPHVFERFYRADRSRARTSGGSGIGLTITRHLVEAHGGSIGAESAGLGRGSTFTVTLPLAK, from the coding sequence ATGGGTGCGCCGCGCCTACGGCTCGGCGGGAGGCTCTTTCTCTCTTCTGCGCTCAGCCTCGTCGTCGGGGCCGTGGTGCTGTGGGTGACGATCCAAATGCTGACCCCGGTCATCGTGAGCGAGCACCTCGCCGCGATGCCGCGGTTCTTCGGTCAGCCTCCTGAACGCATGACGGCATTTCTGAACGACCTGCTTGCCGCGGTGAACACGGCTGTGGGCGTCGCTGCGATCGCCGCCGTCCTCACCGCCGCCGTCGTCAGTCTTGTCGTCGCCCGGCGGATCGCGGCATCCATCAAGGCGATGGCCGTGGTGACGACCCGCATCGCCGCGGGGCGCTACGGGGAGCGCGTCCCAGTCGCCTCCGCCGATGAGCTCGGCGAGCTCGCCGTCCACGTGAACCAGCTGGCCGAGTCGCTCGAGGAAGTGGAGGCGCGGCGCCGGGACCTGATCGCCGACGTGGCGCACGAGCTCCGCACACCGATGGCGGGCATCGCCGGGTACATGGAGGGACTCCTGGACGGGGTGATGCCCGCTACCCCGGAGACCTTTCGCCGGGTAGCCCGAGAGACGGCCCGCCTCCAGCGGCTGGTGGACGATCTGCAAGAGCTCTCCCGGGCCGAAGCCGCGCAGGTGTCGCTCCACCTTCGTCGTGTCGAGGTCCGGGAACTGATCGATGCCGCCGCCGGCCGGTTCCGCCCCCAATTCGCGGACAAAGGGGTGGAGATGGGTGTCCAGATCGCGTCCGGACCCCTCCCGGTCCTGACTGACCCCGATCGGATCGGCCAGGTGCTCACCAACCTGCTCGGCAACGCCCTGCAGTACACACCCGCGGGCGGGCGGGTCGAGATCCGCGCCGGCCGCGCGAACGGGACGGTCGCGATCGCCGTCGCCGACACCGGAATCGGGATCGCGTCGGAGCATCTGCCGCACGTGTTCGAGCGATTCTATCGGGCGGACCGCTCGCGGGCCCGGACGAGCGGCGGCAGCGGCATCGGCCTCACGATCACCCGCCACCTCGTAGAGGCGCACGGCGGCTCGATCGGGGCGGAAAGCGCAGGCTTGGGGCGCGGCAGCACGTTCACCGTCACCCTGCCGTTGGCGAAGTAG